A stretch of Imperialibacter roseus DNA encodes these proteins:
- a CDS encoding alpha/beta hydrolase-fold protein — MKLLLPIFISLVSIKALAQEGGTDIVIGKSHVIHSKILNEKRHYAVYLPDGYSNKSSHPKNYPVMYVLDGESHFHSASGIVDVRSPFYLPQMIVVAIGNTDRWRDLTPTSNDSLAGSPNSGVKTTGGGEAFLKFIEKELVPHIEETYRTTPYRLFVGHSLGGLTALYSAYFQPKLFNAYIVIDPSLQWDHFLMLKKFEEEAMQTKLANKSFFISESKRKPEENPAFPEFYTAFDKMLDIFRASKTPGLRWRHEEYKSETHGSVPLLAEIAGLDFIFDNYRINIESDSPEAAKLKTHFERFSEDLHFSFPPPEVVVNVMAYNFMVRKEYDKALECYLLNIENYPKSSSAYLTVGDIYRDKKGDRKKALEYYERYLKINPGATMVKNRIRSLGQQ, encoded by the coding sequence TTGAAACTTCTTCTACCTATTTTCATATCGCTTGTGTCAATCAAGGCATTGGCGCAAGAGGGAGGCACTGATATTGTTATCGGAAAATCGCACGTCATTCATTCCAAAATCCTGAATGAAAAACGGCACTATGCCGTATATCTTCCTGATGGCTATAGTAATAAGTCTTCTCATCCGAAGAACTATCCCGTGATGTATGTGCTGGATGGTGAAAGTCACTTTCACAGTGCAAGCGGCATTGTTGATGTCAGGTCACCGTTTTACCTCCCACAAATGATCGTCGTAGCGATTGGCAACACCGATAGGTGGCGGGATTTGACACCCACCAGCAACGATTCGTTGGCGGGAAGTCCAAATAGTGGAGTAAAAACCACCGGTGGCGGGGAGGCGTTTCTTAAGTTTATCGAGAAAGAGTTGGTTCCTCATATTGAAGAAACCTATCGAACAACTCCATACAGGCTATTTGTAGGCCATTCACTTGGCGGGTTAACGGCTTTATATTCTGCCTATTTCCAGCCGAAATTATTCAACGCCTATATTGTGATCGACCCGAGTCTGCAGTGGGATCATTTCCTGATGCTAAAAAAATTTGAGGAGGAAGCAATGCAAACAAAACTCGCCAACAAATCTTTTTTTATTAGCGAGTCAAAAAGAAAGCCCGAGGAGAATCCTGCCTTTCCAGAATTCTATACCGCATTTGATAAAATGCTCGATATATTTCGTGCTTCTAAAACGCCAGGATTGAGGTGGAGACACGAAGAATACAAAAGCGAAACCCATGGTTCTGTACCCCTTTTGGCTGAAATTGCGGGGCTGGACTTTATTTTCGACAACTACCGAATCAACATCGAGTCGGACAGCCCGGAAGCAGCAAAATTAAAAACGCACTTTGAGCGGTTCTCCGAAGATCTCCATTTTTCATTTCCACCACCTGAAGTAGTCGTTAACGTCATGGCCTACAACTTTATGGTTCGAAAAGAATACGACAAGGCACTTGAATGCTACCTCTTGAATATTGAAAACTATCCTAAAAGCAGCTCCGCTTATCTGACAGTCGGCGACATATACCGGGACAAAAAAGGAGATCGGAAAAAGGCCCTGGAATATTACGAAAGATACCTGAAAATTAATCCTGGTGCGACTATGGTGAAAAACCGGATCAGATCATTAGGTCAACAATGA
- a CDS encoding DUF6883 domain-containing protein → MTNFPLKLLPNHKNAIVSERKLREYCLNKDHPTGKYKARVFEAVLGLTEDDVGVLINAILEGIAISEVHEKLADKFGRRYSVPINIRIFDKEALLITGWIIPNSEQFPKLTSCYLKV, encoded by the coding sequence ATGACTAACTTTCCTCTGAAATTATTACCTAACCATAAAAACGCAATTGTTTCCGAAAGAAAGCTGCGGGAATATTGTTTGAATAAAGACCACCCTACCGGTAAATATAAAGCGAGAGTTTTTGAAGCAGTATTAGGCCTTACAGAAGACGATGTTGGAGTACTTATCAATGCAATTCTTGAGGGCATTGCTATATCTGAAGTTCATGAAAAGTTAGCAGACAAGTTTGGTAGGCGCTATTCCGTTCCAATCAATATACGTATCTTTGATAAAGAAGCGCTGTTGATTACGGGTTGGATAATTCCAAATAGTGAACAATTTCCAAAGCTTACATCCTGTTACTTAAAAGTATAG
- a CDS encoding DUF4926 domain-containing protein, producing the protein MKKPKIKLLDTVALVKDMPEFGLVSGQVGTVVEVHNSSAFEIEFANLKGETIAEIPLAANDIMLLHYEKELANS; encoded by the coding sequence ATGAAAAAACCAAAAATAAAACTACTGGACACCGTTGCGCTCGTTAAAGATATGCCTGAGTTTGGTCTGGTGTCGGGGCAGGTTGGAACCGTAGTTGAGGTTCACAACAGTTCAGCCTTTGAAATTGAATTTGCGAACTTGAAGGGCGAGACAATTGCAGAAATACCCCTTGCAGCAAACGATATTATGCTACTTCACTACGAAAAAGAGCTGGCAAATAGTTAA
- a CDS encoding formylglycine-generating enzyme family protein, whose protein sequence is MINKLWISILTAGVLFSCSTPTSKTSSASKPQAGSSADAPEEMVFIPSGAFTMGGKSDQASPNEYPNHQVEVSAFFMDEHEVTNAQFKAFVDATGYVTIAERAIDWEEMAKQLPPGTPKPADSILAPGSLVFRATAGPVNLRDYSQWWEWVIGANWQHPEGPASSLEGKMNFPVVHIAYDDALAYAEWAGKRLPTEAEWEWASMGGQEGAKYPWGNESVETAFTKANFWQGFFPYDNEEKDGFFGAAPVKSFPANGYGLYDMAGNVWEWCSDKYHEEAYKMAEEQGKVENPKGPDSFYDPNEPYAEKHVVRGGSFLCNDSYCSGYRVARRMSSSHDSGLNHTGFRCVKDI, encoded by the coding sequence ATGATTAACAAGCTTTGGATCTCTATTCTGACCGCAGGAGTGCTTTTTTCCTGTTCTACACCAACAAGCAAAACTTCTTCTGCTAGTAAGCCACAGGCAGGGTCTTCCGCCGATGCACCGGAAGAAATGGTCTTCATCCCATCTGGCGCCTTTACAATGGGCGGTAAATCGGATCAGGCTTCACCCAATGAGTACCCCAATCATCAGGTAGAGGTTTCTGCCTTTTTCATGGATGAGCATGAGGTAACCAATGCGCAGTTCAAAGCATTTGTTGACGCCACGGGTTATGTCACTATTGCCGAGAGAGCTATTGACTGGGAAGAAATGGCGAAGCAGTTACCTCCAGGTACGCCCAAGCCTGCTGATTCCATTCTGGCACCCGGCTCCCTGGTTTTTAGGGCTACTGCGGGGCCTGTCAACCTCAGAGACTACAGCCAGTGGTGGGAGTGGGTGATTGGCGCCAACTGGCAGCACCCGGAAGGCCCAGCGTCGTCGCTTGAAGGGAAAATGAATTTTCCTGTTGTGCACATCGCTTACGACGATGCCCTGGCATACGCAGAATGGGCTGGCAAGAGATTGCCCACTGAAGCGGAGTGGGAGTGGGCCTCGATGGGAGGCCAGGAAGGTGCGAAATACCCGTGGGGTAATGAATCAGTGGAGACGGCATTCACAAAAGCCAATTTCTGGCAGGGCTTTTTTCCCTACGACAACGAAGAAAAAGACGGTTTTTTTGGGGCGGCGCCAGTGAAGTCTTTTCCGGCCAATGGCTACGGACTGTATGATATGGCTGGCAACGTATGGGAATGGTGTTCCGACAAATACCACGAGGAAGCCTACAAAATGGCTGAGGAGCAGGGAAAAGTGGAAAACCCAAAAGGCCCGGATTCCTTCTACGATCCCAACGAGCCCTATGCTGAAAAGCATGTGGTGCGGGGCGGTTCTTTTCTGTGCAACGACAGTTATTGCAGCGGCTACCGGGTAGCCCGCCGCATGAGCTCTAGCCACGACTCAGGACTCAACCATACAGGATTCAGGTGTGTGAAGGATATTTAG
- a CDS encoding endonuclease/exonuclease/phosphatase family protein: MDKYFKIILTAGFSAIFVFFYSCKSDRKDGNASSQNLRLITYNVWYGFTEVPERKKTWIDWMNEQQPDIVSLQELNEYTEEKLAEDAKSYGHPYSVLLKEEGFPTGITSKYPIEDIQRIREGFHHGLMRVRIQGIYVYVIHLHPSNWQTRKVEIDQILQNIESLPADSKVILAGDFNTFSPLDSVYYTHGRLEPFFGERDSLYNEKNLNNGQLDYSVIQQVLDFGLIDLEASRRASGYEFSGSFPTLIEKEGEHGDKRRLDYVFATKGVAKKVTRAEIITTDTALILSDHLPVIVDLDL; this comes from the coding sequence ATGGATAAGTATTTTAAGATTATACTAACGGCAGGCTTTTCAGCCATTTTTGTATTCTTCTATTCCTGCAAATCTGATAGAAAGGACGGAAATGCATCATCCCAAAATTTAAGGTTAATCACCTACAACGTGTGGTACGGTTTCACAGAGGTGCCTGAGAGAAAGAAGACCTGGATTGACTGGATGAATGAGCAACAGCCTGATATTGTCTCACTTCAAGAGCTCAACGAATATACGGAGGAGAAATTAGCTGAAGATGCTAAAAGTTATGGGCATCCATACAGCGTATTACTAAAGGAGGAAGGGTTTCCAACGGGAATCACATCAAAGTATCCTATTGAAGACATTCAGCGAATCCGGGAAGGCTTTCATCATGGATTGATGCGAGTGCGGATACAAGGAATTTATGTTTATGTAATTCATTTGCATCCTTCCAACTGGCAAACCAGAAAGGTTGAAATAGATCAGATTCTTCAGAACATTGAATCATTACCCGCAGATTCGAAAGTAATCCTTGCAGGTGACTTTAACACGTTTTCTCCACTTGACTCTGTTTACTATACACATGGAAGGCTGGAACCATTTTTTGGTGAACGAGATTCACTGTACAATGAAAAAAACCTGAATAATGGTCAGCTGGACTACTCAGTAATTCAGCAGGTATTGGATTTTGGATTAATTGACCTTGAGGCCAGCAGGCGAGCTTCCGGTTATGAATTTTCTGGTAGCTTTCCAACGTTGATAGAAAAGGAAGGTGAACATGGGGATAAAAGACGATTAGATTACGTTTTTGCCACTAAGGGTGTAGCAAAAAAAGTTACAAGGGCTGAGATCATTACCACGGATACAGCTTTGATTCTGTCTGATCATTTGCCGGTTATAGTGGATCTGGATTTATGA
- a CDS encoding sulfatase family protein: MTRAEPGEKPNFVIIFADDMGYGDLGVYGHPTIKTPNLDKMAYEGQKWTNFYVAANVCTPSRACLLTGRYAVRNGMTSNKRWVLFPDSDGGLPQTEITIAKALKSAGYATAAVGKWHLGHLPQYLPTSHGFDSYFGIPYSNDMDRVSVEGGDSRKVFMDPKIENFNVPLMRNEEIVERPADQNTITKRYTEEAVNFITDNKDKPFFLYLAHNLPHVPLFTSDEFRGTSERGLYGDVIEEIDWSAGQIVETLKKLGIDKNTLVVFTSDNGPWVLFNSHGGSSGSLYGAKGTSYEGGQREPAIFWWPGTVKPNVVSGIGSTLDILPTFAALAGVGLPQDRTYDGYDLSPVLKAGASSPRNEMIYYHQERIFAARKGDYKLYFYKNNPAGYPEKLEKLTKYQLFNLSVDPSEKYDVIEENPQMAKEIEEMVAKHEAGVEPVLNQLEKRIGESLSSESK; the protein is encoded by the coding sequence TTGACGAGAGCTGAACCGGGGGAGAAACCCAACTTCGTCATCATCTTCGCTGACGACATGGGCTACGGTGATCTTGGCGTTTACGGCCACCCCACCATCAAAACGCCCAATTTGGACAAGATGGCTTACGAAGGCCAGAAGTGGACAAATTTCTACGTGGCAGCAAACGTATGTACACCCTCCAGGGCTTGTTTACTCACGGGAAGGTATGCTGTGCGCAATGGGATGACCAGCAACAAACGCTGGGTACTCTTCCCAGACTCGGATGGTGGCTTGCCACAAACTGAGATCACCATTGCCAAGGCGTTGAAGAGTGCAGGATATGCCACTGCAGCAGTAGGCAAGTGGCATTTGGGGCACCTGCCTCAGTATTTACCCACAAGTCATGGCTTTGATTCTTACTTTGGTATCCCTTACAGCAACGATATGGACAGGGTTTCGGTAGAAGGCGGTGATTCAAGGAAGGTTTTCATGGATCCAAAGATCGAGAATTTCAATGTGCCGCTTATGCGCAACGAGGAGATCGTCGAAAGACCTGCTGATCAAAATACGATAACGAAAAGATACACCGAAGAAGCGGTCAATTTTATCACCGATAACAAAGACAAGCCTTTCTTCCTGTACCTGGCGCACAACCTACCCCACGTGCCACTTTTTACCTCCGATGAGTTTCGAGGTACAAGCGAACGGGGTCTTTACGGAGACGTGATAGAAGAAATTGACTGGAGCGCCGGCCAGATTGTGGAGACTTTGAAAAAACTGGGCATTGACAAAAACACACTCGTAGTATTTACCTCCGACAATGGGCCATGGGTGCTTTTCAATAGCCACGGAGGCAGCTCAGGATCCCTTTATGGTGCTAAGGGAACTAGTTACGAGGGAGGCCAGCGGGAGCCTGCCATTTTCTGGTGGCCGGGCACTGTCAAACCAAACGTGGTGTCGGGTATTGGCAGCACGCTGGATATCCTGCCAACCTTTGCCGCCCTTGCGGGTGTCGGTCTGCCGCAAGATCGGACCTACGACGGCTACGACCTGTCGCCAGTGTTAAAAGCAGGCGCTTCGTCTCCAAGAAATGAAATGATCTACTACCATCAGGAGCGGATATTCGCTGCGAGGAAAGGCGATTACAAGCTGTACTTCTATAAGAATAATCCGGCGGGGTACCCTGAGAAGCTGGAGAAACTGACAAAATATCAACTATTTAATCTGTCAGTCGATCCCTCAGAAAAATATGACGTGATAGAAGAAAACCCTCAAATGGCAAAGGAAATAGAAGAGATGGTAGCCAAGCATGAGGCTGGAGTGGAGCCCGTGCTCAACCAGTTGGAAAAGCGTATTGGTGAGTCATTGTCAAGCGAAAGCAAATAA
- a CDS encoding sulfatase family protein: protein MRGLLLFSALTLLTFSSAFPQNSTKPNVVIIYFDDMGYGDVEPYGMTGIPTPNFNKLAAEGLRFTNFNVAQAVCTASRAALLTGTYSNRIGMAGALIPGYTKTALNPNEETIATVLKGNGYVTGMLGKWHLGNEAPYFPLQYGFDSFYGLPYSHDIWPVDYDGSPITDSTNWRGRWPQLPVIEGNEQVGTVTTLEQQSMWTTSLTDRAVSFIEKNKKSPFLLYLAHPLPHVPLAVSTKFKGKSELGTFGDVIMELDWSLGEVMKALERSGVDKNTLLIVMSDNGPWAHFGNHAGSSGGFREGKSTAFEGGTRVPCMVRWPGKIQGGYVTGELMTNMDILPTICAITDAPLPANKIDGINFAPFWLGQVNKSPRDIFYYYFDKNSLKAIRYKHWKLVLPHQSNSYESGSLGKDRIPGQGKQIKVSQGLYDLSHDPGERYDVQELYPQVVAEIMKYVELAREDLGDDLTGREGKNIRHPAFTK, encoded by the coding sequence ATGAGAGGACTACTATTATTCTCTGCGCTGACTCTACTTACGTTCTCGTCGGCTTTCCCACAAAACTCGACCAAGCCAAATGTGGTGATTATATATTTTGACGATATGGGTTATGGGGATGTTGAGCCCTATGGAATGACAGGCATTCCAACGCCCAATTTCAATAAGCTTGCGGCGGAGGGTTTGAGGTTTACAAACTTCAATGTGGCTCAGGCGGTTTGTACTGCTTCAAGAGCAGCTTTGTTAACCGGAACCTATTCGAATAGAATTGGGATGGCGGGTGCCTTGATTCCTGGCTACACAAAAACTGCTCTCAATCCAAATGAAGAAACTATTGCAACGGTTTTGAAGGGGAATGGCTACGTCACGGGAATGCTCGGCAAATGGCACCTTGGAAATGAGGCTCCCTATTTTCCTTTACAATATGGCTTCGATAGCTTTTATGGTTTACCATATTCTCATGACATATGGCCAGTAGATTACGATGGAAGTCCAATTACGGATAGCACAAATTGGAGGGGCAGATGGCCTCAGCTTCCGGTTATTGAAGGCAATGAGCAAGTTGGCACGGTTACAACGTTGGAGCAGCAATCGATGTGGACAACGAGTCTGACGGATAGGGCTGTATCCTTTATTGAAAAGAATAAAAAGTCACCCTTTTTGTTGTACCTGGCTCACCCACTCCCTCATGTACCGCTTGCGGTGTCAACAAAGTTCAAGGGTAAAAGTGAGTTGGGAACTTTTGGCGATGTTATCATGGAACTCGACTGGTCATTGGGTGAGGTGATGAAAGCGTTGGAAAGATCCGGCGTGGATAAAAACACGCTTTTGATTGTAATGAGCGACAATGGGCCGTGGGCGCATTTCGGCAATCACGCCGGATCAAGTGGAGGATTTAGGGAAGGAAAAAGTACGGCCTTTGAGGGTGGAACAAGAGTACCATGTATGGTAAGGTGGCCTGGGAAAATTCAGGGAGGATATGTGACCGGCGAACTGATGACAAACATGGATATTCTTCCTACTATATGTGCCATTACTGACGCCCCGTTGCCTGCAAATAAGATTGATGGGATCAATTTTGCGCCGTTTTGGTTAGGGCAGGTGAACAAAAGCCCTAGAGATATTTTCTATTACTACTTTGATAAAAATAGCCTCAAGGCCATCAGATATAAGCATTGGAAGCTGGTACTTCCACACCAATCGAATTCTTATGAAAGTGGAAGTCTGGGAAAAGACAGGATACCTGGCCAGGGAAAGCAAATAAAAGTTAGCCAGGGACTGTACGACCTTTCGCATGACCCTGGAGAAAGGTATGATGTACAGGAACTCTATCCCCAGGTCGTAGCGGAAATTATGAAGTACGTTGAACTCGCAAGAGAGGATTTGGGTGATGACCTTACCGGAAGAGAGGGAAAAAACATCAGACATCCAGCTTTTACTAAATAG